The genomic interval agaagttatTTTGGACTTTTCAGGCAAATTGACCTGATATGTATGCATTTATTCAGTAGAAAGTTAATGAATCTCTATTATGTGCAAGATAATGTGCTGTTACAATGAAGGGAGTAAGGGTAGAGAAACATTTCCATTCTTACTGACTCACTGTGATGAACATAGAGAATGCTATGCAGAAGGTATATGCaaataatagctttttttttaacagaaattcCAGGCCCTAAAATGGTACAATTTTGCTAATGTTGCCAAATGGATTGGTGTATTaataaccagcaacctcaatgaaactatatataacaatatacttaaaagtatgtatataaatattataattgttttagaaTTATAATATCATTACCATAATGTTTTTACAATATTAACTTATATCTATAAACCATTCCAATGTTCAcattaaaaattgttatatatGCTTGTTCTTTCcacttcacttaataaaaaattacttttcctttcttatgcctggtaaaatagaaaataagagttTTGTCCACATAATAATTCTTGGGAATTACAAATCAAATTCTCATTCCCCTCTTTCAATCCTATCTCACTTTATGAATAATGTTCTATTGGAAAAATCAAGagcacttttttttccttggacTGCTCAAGTCCAGAGCGGTGCATACCACTCAGGAAATGAACATTCTGTGCCCTTGGCCTTCTGAAGCACCTTAGACTTGCTTTCATGTGGAGGCATCCCGTGGTAACCTCAGCTAAGATAGGAACTGTTTCAGGTAGAAAGGCTGCTCTAGAAGTATTGCTTACCCTTGCATCGGAATCAACCAAGTCCTCATTTATGCCGAGATCCTCGGATCGGTCACCCTGAAAAAAATCCAATATTCTCGGTTAGTTGCTTTCCAGCATGTAATCACACGATTCCCTAATTCCCTTATAATTGAATAAACAATAttctttgagaaaaagagaatcaAAGCTCATTGCTAAAACGAGATGAAATCTAAAATTTTACTTCTCATAGAAGAAGAGGCATTTTCTGATTCATCCGAGTTTTAccttagcaagagagagcaaaaTCTTTCGGTAATCTCCAGAGGTGTCCGAGGTGATGTCTTTTGCCAGATCTCTCttcaattctgaaaaataaaaaaagtatattttgcaGTAAATTAATGATAAATAATGGTGATAATTATAAGGTCTGACATCTCTATATTGGCTTAAAATTTGCAATGGCAGACGTTAAAGGGCTTATGAAatgcatttcaaaatattatctttaaaaaataaaaatagcaacacTGGAGCAAGTAAAACTTTggaacataaaatttatatattctagagCAATGAAAGCAATTTAGATAATACTGTGAATGAAAACCTATTTTCATAGAGCTTTTGTTAATATGAATAATATGAATTGCATAgggattaaataattaatttagaaataaacacGCCAGAATTTAAGCAATGTGATGAATAGAACAgtgatttaaaagaataaagcagaGGTAGTTGGTACTTGTTTGAACagattatttactttaaaaattataaatatatgtaaaatagtttaattatgtgtgtatgtgtatatatatatatatttaaagattttatttgtgtaAATACCCTTACTTAACTCTGCAAAATAATGCTGTATTAGGAAAAAATTAACTGAATTCATAAAAAACTAAAAGATGAGCAATTTAACAAACTATCACTGGACTATATCTTGggtataatagaaaaatatgtatatttatcatTGTATACTAggctttattaaacaaaaaaacaaaaatacgcCCCTCCTGATTATTATCACTCATAAACCAGATCTCAAATAAACACTGGTAATGAGATAAATGTAGAAAATGAAGTTAAAAGCTTCCTTATTCTGATTCTTTTATTACATTGCTCTGAAAACAATATGGAAGGGCTATTGTATTCTCTGTGCTTGGGGTGAAATTAAGCAGAAGGATCTCCTGGGTTCCACATATTGGCTTGggaaatgagaaaaggaaaataataaatgccCCAGCATTGCTCACAACCCAGCTGTAGCTATTACCTTCTTTACAGTGTTGAGCATATCACTTAAATGAGATGTTTTACTGAATAGATAATATGTACCATGGCTTGTCTTTCATCCCTTTAGCTCAACTAGAGATAAAGAGTAAGTGAATCATTGATGTACATAATGGCAAAAGATTCCATCTCCGGGTTGTAAGCACCTAGctctttaccttttcaaggacaaatggagaatattttcttttggagattttattttatttttttttatcttttcaacatGAAAGACAACAGAATATTTTCATGAATTAAATTTCAGAATAATagcattttctaaaatgtttttagaaaatattttcagaaaattctTTTAATTCAATGCTTTGAACTGAGTTTTCCATTATAATAATATGTAGCCATTTGTCTTAGAGGGACATTTTTGATTAAAGTGCAAATTTGATGAGGACACCTTTGCAACTTGAATGCTAGTCTGTGACAGTGTGTGATTACAGTGGCTATGTTCCAGATAATACAGAAACATTTTAGTGTGCAGAGTTTCCAAAGTCCCATAATTAATATCcacatttaattttcagaaaagtaTATCATATTTCCTTTTCTAACTAAGTTACTTGAGCTGTTGGACATTAAAATTTACCTTCTCTATAGACTCTGTTAATTTCTCTAATTTCTCTGTTAGTTCTTGATGCCAAAATTTCATTCAGAGTGTCTTCATCAGTTCCAAGGCCCtgaattgaaagagaagaaatgtagAAAAATCTTTATTTGAGAGCATCAAGTTTTTGTGTCCCAAAATTTATTTGAAtctagaatttaataaaattcccATAATATGTAGTAATTACAATTAGCTCTATCTAATAAGTTGTTCTAGAAACAAAATGGATTTGAAACCAATGTTTTAGACAAACATATAAAACATGAGATGTATGGCAATACAGTGACATGTTGAAAAAGGTGAAAATAACACAGCTATTAACTccagcattaaataataaattaatttatttatgtattatattcTCACTAATCGACAGGCTCTGTACTAGGTGTTGAGGATACAATAGAAGGCCATAGTGGACTTGACCTACACATTCTTTTCAGGGAAGGAGCTTTGCTTATATCCCGTGATTTACCTTCATGGCAGCACGGAGTTCATCAGCATCCAGTTGGGCTGGAGTTTTTAATAGAGCCAAAACAACTTCCTCCAGGTGCCCTGAAAGGGCTTTCTTCAGAGCTTCATCCAAGGGCTATAACAAAGAGATTAGAAACAGGGCTTTTAATAAGCAACATGCTGGGTTAAGCAGCAATGTAGTTACCTGAACTTCAGGTAACCTTAttgctgatttttaaattcaACCATTTTTAGAGCTCTTCCCTTTGAATACAAAATGTACTAGGTATAGATTATTACTAATCTTTTAGAGTAATTAGAGTGAAATTTTACTGAACTTGTTGATAATTTCTTATAGAACAGTGTTCTCAATCTTTTATAcagggaaaaaacaacaaaacttatAGCATAGGATTGTGTATTAACAGAAATAGTAGAATGAGTACTTAAAATACATAAtatctaaacatttttttccaaactttGAGGTTCACACTGCTCAGATAAGCACTAAAATCAGATATTGATGTATAGTGTTTTAATTGCATTCCTTAAAAATCACTACCtgtatttcatataaaaaatataaagattagccctggccggttggctcagtggtggagcgtcggcctggcgtgcagaagtcccaggttcaattcctggccagggcacacaggagaggcgcccatctacttctccacccctccccctctccttcctctctatctctctcttcccctcccgcagccgaagctccattggaacaaaaagatggcccgggtgctggggatggctccttggcctctgccccaggcgctagagtggctctggtagggacagagcaacgcccgggatgggcagagcattgccccctggtgggcgtgctgggtggatcctggttgggcgcatgcaggagtctgtctgcctccccgtttccagcttcagaaaaatacaaaaaaaaaaatacaaaaaaaaaaaaatatatatatatatatatattttatatatataaagattatttttaaagtaatgtggacaagaaaggggccacatactaaacctgacaagctcaggagaGGCCTGCATGGAGGGCCCTAGAAACTCAAAGGTGGTAAGTAACCATATAGGATGGTCTAAACAAAAAATTCTTAACTAAAAGCAGGTCATGGCAGGTCGTTAGGTCCCACGCCTGTAGCTTActtgacaaaggtcagtcttGACCTGAAGTGAGTCTGTATAATGTtctttgtctttttgcatctatttatatataaaatgtcagaGTAATATCTTTCTCCAGACCCCTCAGGCACAACACTCCTCCTACCCTCAGCACTAGACCACAAACTTTTCATTGTTACCTTCTTCTTCACATGCCATTTCTAAATTGTGTTTTAAACATTAATTATTAACTGTCAtgtacccaccaatgtaaaaataatatatacatatatatctcttcattttactttttatccaatgtCAGAGGTTTCCCtgttttgctttctcctgcccctTTAAACCAATGAATTTCAGAGCCCTGGCTAAggagctaggttggttagagcattgtcttgtaggccaagattgtaggttcaatccccagttagggcacatacaaagagcaaccaatgaatgcacaactaagtggaacaacaaatcgatgtctctctctttcctctctaaaatcaatcaatacacattttttttaaacaatgaatttTATTTCACCGTTTTTATGCCTCtacctttgattctgatgtataaaatatggTAAGCTGCAAAACTTGAGgtttttcttcctaaaaatgGTTGTTagcttggctcaaataaacaaatattctcCATAGGTTCAGTTCCTTCTTATGTCACCAGTAGAATTATATAAATCTTGATGTTTGTTATGTGGACATTGAAGACTTGTCTCTAATACAGAACATCACATTTgcaaaaaacttacaccaacatgaccaatgtatgaaatcagtAAATTTTCCAGAATTGATTATATTACAATCAAGTGGATAACTCCTGCAATCCCCTTCTTAGTTGCAATGGGGAAACAGTGTCAGAGACTGAAGAACTAGGTAACCGTGCTTTAAAATCCCTGTGTAACACAGATGTGGCTGAAATTAAATATCTGAAATCACCACTCCAACCCACCTTTCCTTTTTCCTGGAGATATGCTGCTTTGATCTGTTGACGCTGGGCGTTGTTTCTCCTAGTTAGAATGTCAATGATGGTTGCTTCATCCACACCTGAAAATGAAGGTCAGCTTGCCTTTTAAAACCAATTTTCTTCCTCATCAATAATtaactttaaatgatttattaTCAAGATCCTCCAAATGCCATTCTTAACAAACTCAGATATATGAATTATATAGATGCAACACTACATATTGAAGGGAAGCGCTTTTGGATGACACTCTACTCATTTgaataagaaaggaagaagaaattgttcTTGGTCCTCAGTGTTAGTTCAAACTTAAATGTGAGTGGAGGTGCCAGTTTGAGTGTTGAGTTTATGCTAGAAATTAGCTGGCAAAGATATCTGTTGTAGCAGCAGAGATTCTACAGAGAGAACCAAAAAATTTTAGgtgataagaaagaaaatatagcttTGTTTGCTAatctttttatcttcaaaatGAAACAGACTTTTCCACTGTGCATGTCTGTTTTTTAATTGCTATTCAAACAGCCATCTGTTTGAAACTGTATTGGGAAGACATAATTACCTTTAACTGTTATTGCTTTATGCAAGGCAGCAACATCTGAGGATGGATTGAAGCTGGGATAGGGGCTCACTGCTGACCCAGGACCTCCTTTGGATCCTTTCACAGTATTCTGtggatgagagagaaaaaaattgatgtcCATTCACtcatattagtttcttctttaatGTTTAACTAAGTCACTTTATTGTCACTTGACTTACAATGTATTCCTGCTCTTCATTTTCAATAAACCAGGCCTGCTTGAGGAATTCTGACACCATTGCCATTTTGAAAAAAGTTTCTGGAAAGAAAACAGATACTTTTATAAACCACCAATTCACCACACAAATATACCACTCCATTCCCCTACATATACAAGGCACAGAGTAGACATGACTTTACTTCCAAGGATATCACTCTTGGAAGATAATAAAGTGCtagatgtaaatttttttaaaaggagagccTTATCCTTGAACAGAAAGCTTAGTGTCCACTCAGAAATTTGGTTCTTTCTTGGCATATTCAGCCCTCACTTTTACGGTTCAGATGACTACTACAAACAAGCACACAGGCTAAAGAGAGGAGTTGGCATTTGCTTCCTTGCTATACATTTACAGACTGCTCACGATATACCAAGCACTGGGAGTGCAAAAGCATCAAAACATCACCCTTTGCTTCAGTAAACTTAAAGATTGTGTGTGCTCTCAATGGGAAAACAGAAAAGCTAAGGAAACTTTAGAGGAGGTGCTGGCTATATGAGCCTCTCTTGAAATGAGTTGAGATTAATTAACCAGGCAGAAAAGTTAAAGAGAACAAAATAGAGAGACACTTATCATATTTGGGGAGCTGAAAGAAGTTTACTGGAACAAGAAATGTTGACAGAAGCTCCAACAAAAAAGTTGAAATGTACCCTATAGCTTTGGGAAAACACTAATGGattcttaaaaagaaagcaatatgaTTCCGCATATATGTCAAAAAGATTACTCATTCTCTATCATAGAGAATGGCTAAGAGATGGCCAAGATGGAAGATTAGAGATCACTAAGTAGGTGATTAGAGAATCTGTGTAGGGTCCACGAGAGCCTAAATAAAAAGgacatatttacatttataaggtaaaataatctgtgacaatctGCAGGAGTTGATTTAGACTTAAAACTATCCATAAAAAGATATTCAGGTACTATTTCTCTCCCAAATAAATCAgtatcttttttcattctttgctataaaattatttcagcatTTGAAGTGTTCCCATATCTTCCTATTTGAGCTATTCAAAATATGAGCCTACATGTTTTCCACCCAACATAGAACTCAGAAACGGAGTATATTATACCAGGTGCTTTGCTCTAACAGGAAGCGTTAGGGTGAAATTGCAGCATGGCTGCCTTCTTTTGGTAAACTTTATCTTAAAGGAAATTGCTTGAGTTGCTATCATGGTTCAGCAGTATTTTTATGTAATCAACCAAGCATATTTTGGAACCCTGAAGTGTGTTAAGGactaatttattttctgtgttatCCACAAAAGAAACCACCAATGATCCTGTCTGGGGATGTTTTAGGAGCCTATGCTCCAGGTCTAGCTAATATCTCTCcacatacccttttttttttattcctctggAAACCACTCTCAGGAATACAGTACATGTGAAGGAGATTGGAAGAGTAATCTAGTTCATTTTAAATTCTTGATGTGAAGCTAAATGACTCATAAGGAGTGAAACCCACAACCAGATTCCTTAATAGCATTTCAATCTACTCCTGCCAAAAAATAGCTGCAGTTCCAGGTAATGAAATTAAATACAGAAGGGAAATTATATACAAAGCAAAAACTACTCGACTTAATTATTGTGGGGATTGTTCAAATTACTCTTCTGTCATCTGTGAGAAGAACGAAAATATTGTGCACTTATTTAATATCCCCCCTCCCAGAAATTAAAGAATTTGAACTTGTCTCCCTAGGTAAAGTGATGATGTATAATTTTGCACAAGATTTTAGTTTCCATTACAGATATAATCTTGTGTAATTGCCACTGGCATgcatataatttcatttcccaGTCAGTTAACTGGCACATCCAAAACATCTAGCAATTTCTGGCAAGGATTCGGGTATTTGAAATTCTCATTTATCATCTCATTCGTGCCTTTCATAAAGTAGACTCCTCAGAATGAATGATATGATCACTCATGaatctgcaaaaaaaaaggactttttcCACAGTTATAGAAATATGTGTTTGAATATTTCCACTCTtttcaattagaaaataaaaatccaaaggaCATCAAAGATTAAGAATAttgtcaaatataattttaaaaatgagattcacaacttcaaagtgaattttataaaaacttttccatACTTCACTCATT from Saccopteryx leptura isolate mSacLep1 chromosome 2, mSacLep1_pri_phased_curated, whole genome shotgun sequence carries:
- the ANXA1 gene encoding annexin A1 yields the protein MAMVSEFLKQAWFIENEEQEYINTVKGSKGGPGSAVSPYPSFNPSSDVAALHKAITVKGVDEATIIDILTRRNNAQRQQIKAAYLQEKGKPLDEALKKALSGHLEEVVLALLKTPAQLDADELRAAMKGLGTDEDTLNEILASRTNREIREINRVYREELKRDLAKDITSDTSGDYRKILLSLAKGDRSEDLGINEDLVDSDARALYDAGEKRKGTDVNVFTTILTTRSYPHLRRVFQKYTKYSQHDMNKVLELEMKGDAEKCFTTIVKCATNKPMFFAEKLHQAMKGAGTRHKTLIRIMVSRSEIDMNDIKACYQKLYGISLCQAILDETKGDYEKILVALCGGQ